A window from Cygnus olor isolate bCygOlo1 chromosome 13, bCygOlo1.pri.v2, whole genome shotgun sequence encodes these proteins:
- the LOC121077134 gene encoding V-set and immunoglobulin domain-containing protein 4-like isoform X2: protein MGMLIRAAVLVSLLLFCNALLDLTGPSEMEGVWKGSAVLPCTYVPGENFVQHALTWSVVHDQSSGTVFRRDASGDHVLLSEYRDRVEVPKNLPGNVSLHILKLEISDRGTYTCHVTWTASNNSQIAKEISTKVEVVKVPATKPTIRAGALGLTVPAGARTSLTCVAHGSPPISYRWFRAVPGGTALPLSSQAELTWDSLRPSDAGTYYCEAENRVGAGAVQRSDAVELVVRGSPVTQPPTPGTSRHTGPPLTSEGSEAPRVLGDLPTATLSARNDVISERPPAATDSPSQSDVGTLETDSPTTDLTITVVNSEKGVGYTEKNYTTQSLQKTRLSLYMVILIAVLCGAVVFLFIFIIVCIRKPKEAVTQ, encoded by the exons ATGGGAATGCTGATTAGAGCAGCCGTGCTTGTAAGCCTGCTTCTGTTCTGCAACG ctctcctggaCCTGACAGGCCCCAGCGAGATGGAAGGTGTATGGAAGGGGTCTGCTGTCCTGCCATGCACCTATGTGCCTGGGGAGAACTTTGTGCAGCACGCCCTTACGTGGTCTGTGGTGCATGACCAGAGTTCTGGTACTGTCTTCCGGAGGGATGCCTCTGGGGATCATGTTCTCCTGTCTGAGTACAGAGACAGGGTTGAAGTCCCAAAGAACCTGCCAGGGAACGTGTCTCTCCACATCTTGAAACTGGAAATCTCTGACAGGGGAACCTACACTTGCCATGTCACCTGGACAGCCAGCAACAACAGTCAGATAGCAAAAGAGATCAGCACTAAAGTTGAGGTTGTCAAAG TGCCAGCGACCAAGCCTACCATCAGGGCTGGCGCGCTGGGGCTGACGGTGCCAGCGGGAGCCAGGACCAGCCTGACCTGCGTGGCCCACGGGTCCCCACCCATCAGCTACCGCTGGTTCCGGGCAGTGCCAGGGGGGACAGCCCTGCCGCTGAGCAGCCAGGCCGAGCTGACGTGGGACAGCCTGCGGCCTTCCGACGCGGGGACATACTACTGCGAGGCAGAGAACAGAGTCGGGGCAGGGGCGGTGCAGCGGAGCGATGCCGTTGAGCTGGTGGTGAGAG GGTCCCCAGTCACACAGCCACCCACGCCTGGGACCAGCCGGCACACAGGACCCCCACTCACCTCGGAAGGCAGCGAGGCTCCCCGCGTGCTGGGAG ATCTGCCCACAGCAACGCTATCCGCCAGGAACGATGTCATTTCAGAGAGGCCTCCCGCTGCCACAG ATTCGCCTTCTCAGAGTGATGTGGGAACCTTGGAGACGGACAGCCCAACCACAG atttgACCATAACAGTAGTGAATTCTGAGAAAGGTGTGGGTTATACAGAAAAGAATTATACAACTCAGA GTCTCCAGAAGACTCGCCTGTCTCTGTACATGGTCATCCTGATTGCTGTGTTGTGTGGTGCTGtggttttcctcttcattttcattattgtttgTATTAGAAAGCCCAAAGAAG